The following proteins are co-located in the Haloarcula marismortui ATCC 43049 genome:
- a CDS encoding phosphotransferase family protein gives MTEHSSDYYQRLVDESALEEFLTREIGPAETFDVARHEQGHSNETLFVTWGDRELVVRRPPPGQTAETAHDVLREYRVIDALQDTAVPVPPTVTACDDQTIIGSDFYVMARVEGTVIRDDEPARFGSDDARAAVGTELVDTLAAIHEVDPTAVGLSDLGRADGYAKRQVARWGKQLAWAFERTAESRTIPELERVGSWLQDECPDDHPKTLVHGDYKLDNVMFGPGDDPELAAVFDWEMATLGDPRADLGWLLSYWRDAKDPEPEIPDLAMEFIEAPGYLTRTDLVDRWEAQTGLTFEHERFYRTLAVYKLAALGEMFYRRYLEGNADDPFYPLMEDRVPALANRAVRIIEGDEPL, from the coding sequence ATGACTGAACACAGCAGCGACTACTACCAGCGGCTGGTCGACGAAAGTGCACTCGAAGAATTTCTCACAAGGGAAATAGGCCCGGCCGAGACATTCGACGTTGCGCGCCACGAGCAGGGCCACTCCAACGAGACGCTGTTTGTCACCTGGGGCGACCGAGAGCTGGTCGTCAGGCGGCCCCCGCCGGGCCAGACCGCCGAGACAGCCCACGACGTGTTGCGGGAGTATCGCGTCATCGACGCGCTGCAGGACACAGCCGTCCCGGTCCCGCCGACGGTGACGGCCTGTGACGACCAGACGATAATCGGCAGCGATTTCTACGTCATGGCCCGCGTCGAGGGGACCGTCATCCGAGACGACGAGCCGGCGCGCTTCGGGAGCGACGACGCCCGGGCGGCAGTCGGCACCGAGCTGGTCGACACCCTCGCGGCCATCCACGAGGTAGATCCCACAGCCGTCGGCCTATCCGACCTCGGCCGTGCGGACGGGTATGCGAAGCGGCAGGTCGCACGCTGGGGGAAACAGCTGGCCTGGGCGTTCGAGCGGACAGCCGAATCCCGCACCATCCCTGAACTGGAGCGGGTTGGCTCGTGGTTACAGGACGAGTGCCCTGACGACCACCCCAAGACACTGGTGCATGGCGATTACAAGCTCGATAACGTGATGTTCGGCCCCGGTGACGACCCGGAGCTCGCCGCCGTCTTCGACTGGGAGATGGCGACGCTGGGTGACCCGCGGGCCGACCTCGGCTGGCTGCTCTCGTACTGGCGCGACGCCAAGGACCCCGAGCCGGAGATCCCCGACCTCGCCATGGAGTTCATCGAAGCACCGGGCTACCTGACCCGGACGGACCTGGTTGACCGCTGGGAAGCCCAGACCGGCCTGACGTTTGAACACGAGCGGTTCTATCGGACGCTCGCCGTGTACAAGCTCGCCGCCCTTGGTGAGATGTTCTACCGCCGCTATCTGGAGGGCAACGCCGACGACCCGTTCTACCCGCTGATGGAGGACCGCGTCCCCGCGCTGGCCAACCGTGCGGTTCGGATTATTGAGGGCGACGAACCGCTCTAA